One region of Strigops habroptila isolate Jane chromosome 11, bStrHab1.2.pri, whole genome shotgun sequence genomic DNA includes:
- the OMD gene encoding osteomodulin, whose amino-acid sequence MGILSQLSIIHLLWAATVFCQYEDYDFEDEYDEMPDHQHPFYFNPSTQAEVPRFPFPAECARECFCPPAFPLSMYCDHRKLKTIPNIPSHVQQLYLQSNDIEAVPAGPFTNVTFLREINLSHNKIKFHTIDHGVFAKLPNLLQIHLQHNELEEFPFPLPSSLERLLLGFNKISRLSGNALEGLTNITMLDLCNNFLDDSVLKGKPFSNMKNLMQLNLCNNKLQTMPSDLPSSLMYLSLENNSISYVPENYFNRLPKIIALRMSHNNLQNIPRNTFNLPNLLELNLGHNKLKQVFYIPRSLQHLYIEDNDIEFINVTLMCPSIDPMNTNQLTYIRVDQNKLTIPISTYAFFCFPHIRTIYYGEQNVNVNKSTQLRTPVFRRFLTPEEYHEADDNHEIHDHETEEDHEAEDNYFHPYFQ is encoded by the exons ATGGGAATTCTGAGCCAGCTATCAATCATTCACCTCCTCTGGGCTGCTACGGTCTTTTGTCAATATGAAGACTATGATTTTGAGGATGAATACGATGAGATGCCAGATCATCAacatccattttattttaatccaagTACACAAGCTGAAGTTCCTCGCTTTCCCTTTCCAGCTGAGTGCGCCAGAGAATGCTTCTGTCCACCAGCTTTTCCATTATCAATGTACTGTGATCATCGTAAACTTAAGACAATACCAAATATCCCTAGTCATGTCCAACAACTTTATCTGCAAAGCAATGATATtgaagctgtgcctgcaggaCCATTCACTAATGTTACCTTCTTAAGAGAAATTAACCTCAGCcacaacaaaattaaattccatACAATTGACCACGGTGTTTTTGCCAAACTTCCAAATTTACTGCAAATTCATTTACAACATAATGAATTAGAAGAATTTCCATTCCCACTCCCCAGCTCTCTAGAGAGACTCCTCCTTGGTTTCAATAAGATTTCTCGGCTATCTGGAAATGCACTGGAAGGATTAACTAACATAACTATGCTTGACCTTTGCAATAACTTTCTTGACGACTCAGTACTCAAAGGAAAACCCttttcaaacatgaaaaatttaaTGCAGCTAAACTTATGCAACAACAAATTGCAGACTATGCCCTCTGATCTACCATCATCACTTATGTATCTCTCTCTTGAAAATAACTCAATTTCTTATGTTCCAGAAAACTATTTCAACAGACTTCCAAAAATCATTGCTCTGAGAATGTCTCACAATAATCTGCAGAACATTCCACGCAACACTTTTAATCTACCCAACCTTCTAGAACTTAATCTTGGACATAACAAATTGAAACAAGTTTTCTATATTCCAAGAAGTTTGCAGCATTTGTATATCGAAGACAATGACATTGAAT tCATAAATGTTACTTTGATGTGTCCATCTATTGATCCAATGAACACCAACCAGTTAACCTATATACGGGTGGACCAAAATAAGCTTACTATTCCAATCAGCACatatgctttcttttgcttccctCACATTCGAACCATTTATTACGGTGAACAAAATGTTAATGTCAACAAATCAACTCAGCTAAGAACGCCAGTGTTCCGACGATTTTTAACACCAGAAGAATACCATGAAGCAGATGACAACCATGAAATACATGATCACGAAACCGAAGAAGATCACGAAGCGGAAGACAACTATTTCCATCCATACTTTCAGTGA